TCAAGGTATTGAAAAACTGACTAAGATTATTAGCCTTACACCTAAAGAAGAAATAAAGGAATTTATTGAGCATCCAAATATCCAAAGTTCCATGCCTATGCTGAACGGTGAAGATGTAAGTGAAGAAACTCTTAAAAATCCAGATCAAAGTCAAAAAACAGATTTAGGAGAAGCATTCAATAAAAAGTCAAAATGTTTTTCGAATCAGTCTAAGTGTGTACTTATATGAAGGGAGACTATCTGATTAATATAGAAGGAATTTAATCATATGTAAGCTTGGGTGTTATCTATTTTAAGGAGCTATCCTAGTACAAAAAAAGGGAATAATTAATTTTTTTGATTTTTACTTGTACAAAAAGTTAAAGCCTTTCTGATTTTAAGTGAAATAAAGGTTGTCGAGATAGAACCCTTGCAAAAACTTTCTAAAGCTGCAGCTAGGGTGTGCTCTGCTTTAAATTAAGCAGTATAGACGTTGAATTGTTGGTTAACTAGACGGATTTCTCCCTTGAGTCCTTGACCATACTCCCAAAGATCCATCTGTGCTTTTTTAAACATACGCATAACCTCAAATCCTTTAAGGGGTGCATAAGCTGTCTTCAGAGACTTAAACCCCAGAGTTGGCTTAATTAGTCGCTTAAGTTTACCATAATCTGCTTCAATAAGGTTATTGAGATACTTAACCTGTCGATGTTCAAGGTCTTGAGGGCAGACACGCTCATCCTTTAATTCCTTTATGGCTACAGCATAGGGTGCTGCTTTATCAGTATTAATGGTGCTTGACATTTCTTATTCTTTAAACTTCCTGAGAGTTTTTGGGAGAAAACGTTTGGCAGCTTTTACATTCCTTGTAGATGAAAGGTAAAAGTCTATGGTACGCCCTCGCTTATCAAGAGCTCGATAAAGGTAAGCCCATTTGCCTTTTACCTGCACATAAGTTTCACCAATTCTCCAGCTATAACCAAGTCCTGGCTTCCAATACTACCTAAGACGCTTTTCAAGTTCAGGAGCATATTGAACCCATCGATAAAGAGTTACATGGTCAACCTCAATACTTCGCTCTGTCATCATTTCTTCAAGGTCCATATAACTGATCCCATACTTACAATACCAGCGGACACAGCCAAGAATAATGTCACCTGAAAGTGACGCCACTTAAAATCATCCGTCCAATAATTTCCTATTTTTTTATAAACTTTGGGCGAAGACATAACTTTTTGCAAAGTGCCCTTAAGCTCGGTTTCTGTCATATGGAATGCCTTGAGATTAAGGAATTTAAAATTTTAATAAAATTAATTAAGACTATTTTAAGATCTTTACTTTAATAATAAATAATTGAGGGAGGAAGGCTATGAACAAAATCTTTAATTTAGTGGCAATCTATGTCTTTGCGTTTTTGCTCTTTACCTTTGAAGTACTTGCCCATGGGAGTGAAGACCATGGCGAAAGTAAGCCTTCTCCGCAGGAAAGTACCTCGACCTTAGATTCCGTCCCCACTGATTTAAGTCTGCTTCAAAGAGTCTTTATACCTCAACAAAAGCAACGTGCGGCTAATCTTAAGGTTATCCAAGCACAAGATATAGACCGTCCTCAGTATGTGCTTCTCCCTGCTAAAGTTGTTGCAAGCCCTAATGGCTATGCTCAAGTGCATGTTCCTCAATCTTCAAGAGTAGTTGCAGATCCAACTTATCCTATGCCCACGACAGGAGATAAAGTTGAGGCCAATCAAGTAATTGCTATTGTTGAGCCTCTTGTGAGTTCAGTTGATTTAACGGACAAGAAGACAGAGCTTTATAAAATTGAAGGTGAGATTGCACAACTTGAAAGAGATGTTGAACGACTAACCACTTTAGGAAAATTTTCTGCCCGTAAAAAGCTTGAAGATGCAAAGACAGATTTAGAAAGCGCTAAAAAGCGAAAGCAACAAATCTTAACAACTGGCCTTGGGCGCGAGCTTATCCGTGCGTCTATTGCAGGCATCCTTAGTGATTCACATCTCTTGCCAGGGCAAATTGTTCAACCAGGACAGCCTATTGCAGAAATTGTAGATCCTGCTTCTTTTCAAATTGAGGCCTACACTTATGATTACACTCTCACCAATCAAATTAAAGAAGCTTCTCTCAGATCTCCTTTGGAGCCTGAGAAAGTTTATCCCTTAACCCTTAAAGGCTTAAGCCCAAAAGTTGGTGAGAATGATCAAGCCCGTCATATTTTATTTAGCATAAAAGAAACAGCTCCTGCGCTCATGATAGGAGAGTTCGTCGATGTGATGATCTCGCTTCCTTCAACCTTTAAAAAAGTTGTCATCCCCCAAACAGCCCTTTTTAAAAATGGTAAGACTTATAATGTATTTATCCTTGCAGAACCTGAGCTTATTCTTTCACGCCCCATTCAAGTTGGGATATTCTTTGAAGATAAAGCTGAAATTCTTGAGGGGTTAAAAGCTGGTGAGCGTATTATTGAAAATGTTGAGACGCTGGCAAGAGCTCTTAAGAAATAGGTACATCATGTTTACAAAGATTGTTGAATTCTCCTTAAAAAATAGATGGCTTATCCTCTTCTTATATATGGCTGCTGTCATCTATGGCTCTTTAATTGTGCCTAAAATGCCAATTGACGTCTTCCCAGATCTCAATAGGCCCACTGTAACCCTTTTAACAGAAGCCCCAGGCTTTGCTCCCGAGGAAGTGGAAAAGCAAGTAACCTTTCCTATCGAGACAGCCATGAACGGACTTCCTGGTGTCATGCGTGTGAGATCTACCTCTGGCATTGGTCTTTCGATTGTCTATGTTGAGTTTGACTGGGGCACCGATATTTATCGTAATCGGCAGCTTGTAAATGAAAGGCTTAATACGACACTCTCACAACTTCCTGCTAATGTTATCCCTGCTTTAGGGCCTGTGACTTCCATTATGGGTGAAATCCTTCTTGTTGGAATAAGCTCTCAACGAGGTGAGACTTCTCCTATGGATTTAAGAACGATTGCAGATTGGACTATGCGGCCTCGGCTTTTAAGCATTCCAGGGGTGGCTCAAGTGATTCCAATTGGCGGTGAAGTAAAGGAGTATCAAGTTCAACCTTTAAATCACCGAATGCTGGGATACAATGTAAGCTTAGATGATCTTTTAAAAAGTCTTGAGGGGTTTGCTCAAAATACAACGGGCGGTTACTTTGAAAAATTTAAAACAGAGTCATTGGTTCGTTTCTTAGGCCTTACAAACAAGCTTGAGGATCTTAAAAAGACACCGCTTAAATATCAAGGCGCCCACGCATTAACGCTTGATCAGGTGAGCCATGTTGTCTTTGCACCTACTGTTAAAAGAGGAGATGCCAGCATTAATGGAAAGCCTTCTGTTATTCTTTCAATTCAGAAGCAGCCAGGCGCTGATACAGCTTCTTTAACACGCGACATTGAAAAAAGCCTTAAAGAGCTTCAAAAGACAATGCCTGCAGATGTTAAAGTGGATCAAATTCTCTTCAAACAAGCCACCTTCATTGAAAACTCAATCCGTAATGTAGAAGAAGCTTTAAGAGACGGGGCTATTTTAGTCCTTATCATCCTTTTTGCTTTCCTGATGAACTTTAGCACAACCTTTATCAGTATTACCGCAATTCCTATTTCAATTCTAATTACGGCCGTTATCTTTCATCAATTTGGCTTATCCATTAACACCATGACCTTAGGGGGGCTTGCAATTGCCATTGGAGAGCTTGTGGATGACGCTGTTGTTGATGTTGAGAATATTTTAAGGCGCCTTAAATTAAATGCTAAACTCACGACCCCTTTACCCCTTATTCAAGTGATTAAAGATGCTTCAGTTGAGGTGAGAAGTTCAATCATTTATGCAACCTTGACCGTCGTGCTTGTTTTTCTGCCTCTTTTTGCATTAAGCGGTATTGAAGGCAGACTCTTTAGTCCTTTAGGGGTTGCCTATATCGTCTCAATTCTAGCCTCGCTTCTTGTGTCGATCACCTTAACGCCTGTTTTATCTTATTATCTACTTCCGCGTATTAAGGCGATAAAGCATGGTGATAGCTGGCTTGTCAGGCACCTTAAAGAGTTAGATACCAAAGTCCTTCAATGGTCATTCACGCATCCTAAAATTCCTATTCTTACAACAATCTTACTTACCCTTTTAGCAGCTGCATCCGTTCCCTTCTTAGGCAAATCCTTTCTTCCTTCCTTTAATGAAGGAACGGTGACCATTAACTTAAGGCTTCCCCCAGGGACAGCTCTTGAGGAGACCAATCGGGTGGGTACCATTGCAGAAAAGCTTGTTTTAGAAGTGCCTGAAGTACTCTCTGTTGGGCGCCGAAGCGGGCGCGCAGAGCTTGATGAGCATGCAGAAGGCGTATATTCTTCTGAAATTGATATTGATTTAAAATCATCAAAGCGCTCGCGAGAAGAAGTCTTAAGTGATCTCCGCAGGCGCCTTGCAACCCTTCCAAATGCAGTCATCAATATTGGGCAGCCAATTTCTCACCGCTTAGATCATTTGCTCTCAGGGGTAAGAGCAGAGCTTGCCATTAAAATTTTTGGAGAGGAGCTTAATCAACTTAGAGAAAGTGCTGATAAAGTGAAGTCTCTGATGAAGGACATCAAAGGTATAACGGATTTGCAGGTTGAACAAATAACCTTAATCCCTCAAGTCCAAATTATTCCTAAAAGAGAAGAAGCCCTGAAGTATGGCATTAATGTTAATACCTTAGGAGAAACAATTGAAACCCTTTTATCAGGAAAAATTGTAACTCAAATTTTAGAAGGGGCTAGAAGATACAATCTTGTTGTTCGTTTGCCCGTAGCAGAAAGAGCAGATCTTGATAAAATCCGTAATATGCTTATTGACTCCCCTGCAGGCAAAATTCCTTTATGGTTTGTGGCTGACATTCAAGAAACCCAAGGGCCTAATCAAATAAGCAGGGACAACACCCAAAGGCGTATCGTTGTCTTTGCTAATACCAAAGATCGCGCTTTAGGCGATGTTGCAGAAGATGTTCAAAAAAAGCTTCTATCTCTCAAGCTCCCTGAAGGGTATTTTATCAAGTTTGAAGGGCAGTTTGAAAGTCAGAAGTCAGCAACCCAGCTTATCTTCCTTTTGTCTCTTCTCTCGCTCATGGGTATTTTTATCCTTCTTAATAGCCACTTTAAATCAGCCCCGCTCACGCTCATTATTATGGCGAATGTGCCTATGGCTTTGATTGGAAGTGTTGTTGCAATCTGGGTGACCAATCAAACACTCTCAGTTGCAAGCCTTGTTGGCTTTATCACGTTGACTGGCATTGCAACTCGCAATGGCATTTTGAAGATTTCTCACTACCTTCATTTAATGAAATATGAAGGAGAGAAGTTTACAAAAGAGATGATCATTCGTGGCTCCCTTGAGAGATTATCCCCTGTTCTTATGACAGCACTTGTTGCAGCTTTTGCTCTTATTCCCCTTTTAATAGGAGGCGATCAACCCGGAAAAGAAATTCTTCATCCTGTAGCAGCCGTGATATTTGGTGGCTTGATCTCCTCAACCTTACTCGATACGATCTTAACACCTGTTGTGTTCTGGCTTGTAGGGCAACGTTTGATAGAAACGCAAAAACTTATTATTGAAGAGGAGAAAAACTAAATGAAAAGATTACATATGTATTTGAATACTTTGGGGATGACGCTTGGGGTATTAAGTTTAATGCCTGCAGCATTATCCCATGAAGGCGAGTCACATAAAATGGCATCTGACATGAAAATGAGCCATTGTTCACATGAAGACCAGCAGGATTCCACAATTAAAGTTGATGTTTTGCTCTCAAGCCAAGCGCAAAAGGACAAAATTATACCAACAAGAATAAAACTGACATCCATTAAAGATAACAAGGAAATTTTGCTTTCTGATTTAAAAGAAGTTCATACGAAGAAAATCCATGTGCTGATTTTTGATCAAAACTTAACTGATTATCAGCATGTCCATCCAGAGCCAACAAAAGAGCCAGGGATTTATGAGTTCAGTTGGTCGCCTAAGAATGAGGGGTCTTATAAGATATGGGTTGATATTGTGCCTCTTAAAACAGGAAAAGAAGAATATGTTACAGCACCTCTTGCAACAGTTGGAAGCTTTAGCAAAGCTGCCGACAATCAACTCAGCCAGGAAGCAAAGGTAGACAATAATCTTTATTCTTTAAGGTTTGACACCAAAGAACTCAGAAAAGGCCAAGCTGCTATGGGTACGATAAAAGCTCTCAATAAAGAAGGAAAAGATGTGAAAGATCTTGAGCCAATTATGGGGGCTTTTGCTCATATTGTTGCTATCAATGAAGATTTTAATACGATTGCGCATGTCCATCCTATGGGTAAAGAGCCAACAGATGAAAAGGCAAGAGGAGGACCTGAGCTTATGTTTCATTTTATGCCAGAGAAGTCAGGTTTTTATAAAATATGGTTACAGATTAAACTGGCGGGTAAAGAAATCTTTGTCCCTTTTGGTGTAAATGTGAAATAGACCATAAACAAGAGGCGTCGGAATGCTGGAAATAGTAAGCTTATTTATGGTCATAATGATTGGGATCGTGTCAACGATCCCAGCTGAAGCAACCCGTCGCCATCGCGTTGCAGCGTTTAGAAAAAAACAAGCTGAAGAAGAAGCAAAAAAACTAGAGGAAAAACAAAAACAAGAAGAACAATCGCAAATAGAGAAAAAAGCTAAACAACAAGAAGAGACATCAAGTTTAACACCAAAAAAACAAGAACGTCTTAAAATTATAGTTCCTAGAGTGGATAAGTAAATTTGTGAATAAAATTATCTTATGGCAAGGTAATAAGCTTTTTAAATGCATATCATGTTCAACTCTCATGGTTGATCTTTACTCTTTTTTAACAGCGAATTGCCATGATTAAGTAAGACAAAGCATTTATGTACGCAAAGGGAATGGCATGAGCTTATTTAATATTAAGAATAAGATGGTAAATAAAATAAAAGCACTGGCTCTAATGGCACTTTGTATACTTATCTCTACAGGTGGCTACTTCCTCTTGAAGCCTTTTTTCTCTCTGCAAACAAACAAGTCTCAATCTTCAAAGAAAATCCTTTATTGGATCGATCCTATGGAGCCACACATCCATTATGAGGGCCCTGGTAAATCACGCATGAATATGGATCTTGTGCCTGTTTATGAAGAAGAGAAAAAGAAAGAGACGACTACACTCCAGATCTCACCAAACATCGTTAATAACTTGGGCGTAAGAACAGCTCTTGTTGAGGAAGGTCCTATAAGCATGACAATCAGGGCATTTGGTTCAATTAAAGCTGATGAGACTAAAATTGCGCATATCCATACGTATGTCGATGGATGGATCCAAAAGCTTCACACGAAGGCAACAGAGGGTGTCGTTGAGAAAGATCAACCCTTATTTGAGATTTACTCTCGTAATCTTGTTTTTTCACAAAAAGAGTATCTCTTGACTCTAAAAGACAGCTATAAAGAATATAAGGATCCTCAGGCTTCAAAATTAAAAGCTCTCGGTGTTTCTGAAAAGCAAATTAAAGAACTACTCAAGACGAACAAATCGAGTCCTCTTGTGACAA
Above is a genomic segment from Candidatus Paracaedimonas acanthamoebae containing:
- a CDS encoding efflux RND transporter periplasmic adaptor subunit, coding for MNKIFNLVAIYVFAFLLFTFEVLAHGSEDHGESKPSPQESTSTLDSVPTDLSLLQRVFIPQQKQRAANLKVIQAQDIDRPQYVLLPAKVVASPNGYAQVHVPQSSRVVADPTYPMPTTGDKVEANQVIAIVEPLVSSVDLTDKKTELYKIEGEIAQLERDVERLTTLGKFSARKKLEDAKTDLESAKKRKQQILTTGLGRELIRASIAGILSDSHLLPGQIVQPGQPIAEIVDPASFQIEAYTYDYTLTNQIKEASLRSPLEPEKVYPLTLKGLSPKVGENDQARHILFSIKETAPALMIGEFVDVMISLPSTFKKVVIPQTALFKNGKTYNVFILAEPELILSRPIQVGIFFEDKAEILEGLKAGERIIENVETLARALKK
- a CDS encoding efflux RND transporter permease subunit, which encodes MFTKIVEFSLKNRWLILFLYMAAVIYGSLIVPKMPIDVFPDLNRPTVTLLTEAPGFAPEEVEKQVTFPIETAMNGLPGVMRVRSTSGIGLSIVYVEFDWGTDIYRNRQLVNERLNTTLSQLPANVIPALGPVTSIMGEILLVGISSQRGETSPMDLRTIADWTMRPRLLSIPGVAQVIPIGGEVKEYQVQPLNHRMLGYNVSLDDLLKSLEGFAQNTTGGYFEKFKTESLVRFLGLTNKLEDLKKTPLKYQGAHALTLDQVSHVVFAPTVKRGDASINGKPSVILSIQKQPGADTASLTRDIEKSLKELQKTMPADVKVDQILFKQATFIENSIRNVEEALRDGAILVLIILFAFLMNFSTTFISITAIPISILITAVIFHQFGLSINTMTLGGLAIAIGELVDDAVVDVENILRRLKLNAKLTTPLPLIQVIKDASVEVRSSIIYATLTVVLVFLPLFALSGIEGRLFSPLGVAYIVSILASLLVSITLTPVLSYYLLPRIKAIKHGDSWLVRHLKELDTKVLQWSFTHPKIPILTTILLTLLAAASVPFLGKSFLPSFNEGTVTINLRLPPGTALEETNRVGTIAEKLVLEVPEVLSVGRRSGRAELDEHAEGVYSSEIDIDLKSSKRSREEVLSDLRRRLATLPNAVINIGQPISHRLDHLLSGVRAELAIKIFGEELNQLRESADKVKSLMKDIKGITDLQVEQITLIPQVQIIPKREEALKYGINVNTLGETIETLLSGKIVTQILEGARRYNLVVRLPVAERADLDKIRNMLIDSPAGKIPLWFVADIQETQGPNQISRDNTQRRIVVFANTKDRALGDVAEDVQKKLLSLKLPEGYFIKFEGQFESQKSATQLIFLLSLLSLMGIFILLNSHFKSAPLTLIIMANVPMALIGSVVAIWVTNQTLSVASLVGFITLTGIATRNGILKISHYLHLMKYEGEKFTKEMIIRGSLERLSPVLMTALVAAFALIPLLIGGDQPGKEILHPVAAVIFGGLISSTLLDTILTPVVFWLVGQRLIETQKLIIEEEKN
- a CDS encoding efflux RND transporter periplasmic adaptor subunit codes for the protein MSLFNIKNKMVNKIKALALMALCILISTGGYFLLKPFFSLQTNKSQSSKKILYWIDPMEPHIHYEGPGKSRMNMDLVPVYEEEKKKETTTLQISPNIVNNLGVRTALVEEGPISMTIRAFGSIKADETKIAHIHTYVDGWIQKLHTKATEGVVEKDQPLFEIYSRNLVFSQKEYLLTLKDSYKEYKDPQASKLKALGVSEKQIKELLKTNKSSPLVTIYAPQKGFVDSLNIREGMYVSPETTVMSLTDLSEVWVIAEIFPSQLSYVKEKQAAKIYLPQLSHLSWQGEVDYIYPTIDPTSQTLKVRIRLNNPEWLFKPNMLVAVEIQEAPKQALTIPSEAVIWSSHKQHVILALGEGKFQARQVTTGIQSEGRIEILSGLNKGEHVVTSSQFLLDSEINLKAGFERLEEPSASHSKHSGHSS